In Fulvia fulva chromosome 10, complete sequence, a single window of DNA contains:
- a CDS encoding Vegetative incompatibility protein HET-E-1, with translation MWLLNVNTRQLESFVDESQVPYAIASHTWDDAELSFQDIQAPNAEDLPGYAKVDGFCARAREDGIEHIWIDTCCINKESSAELSEAINSMYRWYYQADLCYVHLADASASEIRQVCRQSGECSACLETYIGTPIGHTHTGPASYEGELQTIIRNALKPCRWFTRGWTLQEMIAPVLIKFYDHEWNGIGSKETLLATLSHISGVDAAVLGDRDKLQNVSVAQRLSWASRRKTQRVEDEAYSLLGLLDINMPMLYGEGNRAFQRFQQEFMKSSVDQSIFAWDPWLMPTHKQLLLSPSPYGFRNSGHITLYPDRIADTPFDMSNMGLRIQLPCYTVGQHAIVALNCRATRDSQKPVTLRLLLVGGRSPVTDHTNGQITYEINRQLSFNHESSCNKTVDWPKQPLVQLMIVSEVFTLKDIVETKKYESTIRWITTFNSDVPRGYYYRSHSHLDGGLDWFFRDEAYSSWSLGIAPFLWVHGQHGTGKSMLASYVYRRLFEVLSREPDARHMVAAAAFCGFGQFPPETARDVLECLLRETIQSRGNVSARMEDLKLEHTKDKISTRPSMSEIVKVLKEELLDFSESFIIVDRIDKLRPEAEIRTLLEALKTFKGKTKVMITSRTRSDFQAYLNDARPDSRSHSPFPAGSTDIDITEQSRLLGGQSSARNGYFPRSTCTEAAESSEQHVDSNGDTYNQHICKRLTMTKDDSQNLKLLLGGLQDKISDMLMIELTDITPERPLEDYGLDSLVIVDFREWIREETQVSLKTQVSLKTQVSLTLPDILGRSNLSALAQEILHRRKQERPLANLA, from the coding sequence ATGTGGCTGCTCAATGTCAATACGCGACAACTTGAGAGCTTCGTGGACGAGTCACAGGTCCCTTACGCCATCGCATCGCACACATGGGACGATGCAGAGCTCTCATTCCAAGACATTCAGGCTCCAAACGCGGAAGATCTGCCAGGATACGCCAAAGTGGATGGCTTCTGCGCTCGTGCTCGGGAAGATGGTATCGAGCATATCTGGATCGACACGTGCTGTATCAACAAGGAAAGCTCGGCAGAACTTTCTGAGGCCATCAACTCGATGTATAGGTGGTACTATCAGGCTGACTTATGTTATGTCCATCTCGCCGATGCATCTGCGTCTGAGATTCGGCAGGTCTGTCGCCAGTCCGGAGAGTGCAGTGCATGCTTGGAGACCTATATTGGTACTCCCATTGGTCACACACACACGGGTCCCGCCAGCTACGAGGGCGAGCTGCAGACTATAATACGGAACGCCTTGAAGCCGTGTCGTTGGTTCACCCGTGGCTGGACGCTCCAAGAGATGATAGCGCCTGTATTGATCAAGTTTTATGACCACGAGTGGAACGGAATCGGTAGCAAAGAGACACTCCTTGCAACGCTGTCCCATATCAGTGGTGTGGATGCAGCCGTGCTTGGTGACCGAGACAAGCTACAGAATGTGTCGGTCGCGCAAAGACTTTCATGGGCCTCTCGGCGCAAGACACAGCGAGTGGAAGATGAAGCGTACTCACTACTCGGTCTCCTGGATATCAACATGCCCATGTTGTACGGGGAAGGAAACAGAGCTTTCCAACGCTTCCAGCAGGAATTCATGAAGTCCTCCGTCGATCAATCAATCTTCGCTTGGGATCCGTGGCTGATGCCTACTCACAAACAGTTACTACTGTCGCCCAGTCCCTACGGCTTTCGTAACTCAGGTCACATCACACTCTATCCGGACCGCATAGCCGACACACCTTTCGACATGTCAAACATGGGATTACGCATTCAATTACCGTGCTACACTGTGGGTCAGCATGCGATCGTAGCACTGAACTGCCGAGCGACCCGAGACTCCCAGAAGCCTGTGACCCTTCGTCTTCTACTGGTAGGTGGGCGTTCTCCCGTTACTGATCACACAAATGGGCAGATCACATATGAGATCAACAGGCAGTTGTCGTTCAACCACGAATCGTCGTGCAACAAGACTGTTGACTGGCCAAAGCAGCCCCTTGTTCAGCTCATGATCGTGTCCGAAGTTTTCACCTTGAAGGATATCGTCGAAACTAAAAAATACGAAAGCACGATAAGGTGGATCACGACATTCAATTCTGATGTTCCACGAGGATACTACTATCGTAGCCACAGCCACCTTGACGGCGGTCTAGACTGGTTCTTCCGGGACGAGGCTTACTCCAGCTGGTCGCTTGGCATCGCGCCCTTCTTGTGGGTACATGGCCAGCATGGCACTGGCAAGAGTATGCTTGCCTCTTACGTGTATCGACGCCTCTTTGAGGTACTCTCTCGTGAGCCAGACGCCCGACACATGGTTGCAGCGGCAGCCTTCTGTGGCTTTGGTCAATTTCCGCCGGAGACAGCACGAGATGTACTTGAGTGCCTTCTCAGAGAAACGATCCAGTCTAGAGGCAACGTCAGCGCTCGCATGGAAGATCTCAAGCTCGAGCACACGAAGGACAAGATATCCACCAGGCCAAGCATGTCGGAGATTGTCAAAGTGCTAAAGGAAGAACTTCTGGACTTTTCAGAGAGTTTCATAATTGTGGACCGTATCGACAAGCTTCGCCCCGAAGCAGAGATCAGGACGCTGTTAGAGGCGCTGAAGACATTCAAGGGCAAGACGAAGGTCATGATCACCTCACGAACCAGATCTGACTTTCAGGCCTATCTCAATGACGCCCGCCCCGATAGTCGATCTCATAGTCCGTTTCCAGCAGGCAGCACAGATATCGATATCACGGAACAGTCTCGGCTGCTAGGCGGACAAAGTTCAGCGCGCAATGGCTATTTTCCACGCAGCACATGCACCGAGGCAGCGGAGTCCTCGGAGCAGCATGTAGATTCGAACGGCGATACGTACAATCAGCACATTTGTAAGAGACTCACAATGACCAAAGACGACAGCCAAAATCTAAAGCTGCTGCTTGGAGGTCTTCAAGACAAGATATCTGACATGTTAATGATCGAACTCACAGACATCACGCCGGAGCGACCTTTGGAGGATTATGGATTGGACTCGCTCGTAATCGTGGACTTCCGCGAATGGATTCGAGAAGAGACACAGGTGTCGCTAAAGACACAGGTGTCGCTAAAGACACAGGTGTCGCTAACTTTGCCTGATATCCTGGGACGTTCCAATCTAAGTGCTTTGGCGCAGGAGATTCTGCACCGGAGGAAGCAGGAAAGACCGCTTGCAAATTTAGCTTGA
- a CDS encoding Ubiquitin-like-conjugating enzyme ATG10: MSISANDFHVAAKGLSDTRLKLEDQSSWEQVQLLTLYGSSYLRITKPLPAGEDQNARRDSSESAADLALHEVDEEALPVQQHPTSASPRVIYDIVHSPSYQVPVLYLTFKDFPSGARPSLDEVYDLLVPAAHQSQLESVGVMGALSMAEHPVTGTPAYFVHPCRTQEAMLALVTERTVKPQDYLLLWLGVIGGGVGLNMPIELAQMVGASSGR; the protein is encoded by the exons ATGTCAATATCAGCTAATGACTTCCACGTCGCTGCCAAAGGACTCTCTGACACACGGCTCAAACTGGAGGACCAATCTAGCTGGGAGCAAGTCCAGCTCTTGACATTA TATGGCTCGAGCTATCTACGGATCACCAAGCCGCTGCCGGCTGGCGAAGACCAGAACGCCCGGCGCGATAGCAGCGAGTCTGCAGCAGATCTGGCACTGCACGAGGTCGACGAGGAAGCACTCCCGGTTCAGCAACATCCAACATCTGCCAGTCCACGAGTCATCTACGACATCGTCCATTCGCCATCGTACCAAGTCCCAGTCCTGTACCTGACTTTCAAAGACTTCCCGAGCGGAGCACGACCTTCGCTCGACGAAGTCTATGACCTGCTCGTCCCAGCTGCTCACCAGAGCCAATTGGAGTCCGTTGGGGTAATGGGAGCCTTGAGCATGGCGGAGCACCCGGTCACAGGCACGCCTGCGTACTTTGTGCACCCGTGTCGGACGCAAGAGGCTATGTTAGCCTTGGTCACGGAGCGTACTGTCAAGCCACAGGACTACCTTTTACTCTGGTTGGGCGTGATCGGCGGAGGTGTTGGGCTGAATATGCCCATTGAGCTAGCACAGATGGTGGGCGCGTCCTCGGGTCGATAG
- a CDS encoding U2 small nuclear ribonucleoprotein has protein sequence MALTQRPGNAVATNIAPSQSLYIQNLNEKLQKSDLKRNLYMLFTAYGPVLDVTALKTSKMRGQAHVLFRDQQSATQAMRHCQGFEFFGREMKISYAKNRSNTLAKLTGTFVDPSEATAAAAAAAKEAPSSFPAPPGASTGLPPPPGLPQKPNGLQPPAGGAESATSPATSAGTKRPRDESDDEGGDAPMEEDSGGEMEMSDDE, from the exons ATGGCACTCACGCAACGACCCGGCAATGCCGTCGCCACGAACATCGCACCGAGCCAGTCCCTCTACATCCAAAATCTCAACGAGAAACTCCAGAAGTCCGACCTCAAGCGCAACCTCTACATGCTCTTCACAGCGTATGGCCCGGTGTTGGATGTCACAGCGCTCAAGACCAGCAAAATGAGAGGACAAGCACACGTTTTGTTCCGCGACCAGCAGAGCGCAACACAGGCGATGCGACATTGCCAAGGATTTGAGTTCTTTGGCCGGGAAATG AAAATCTCCTACGCCAAAAACCGAAGTAACACCCTCGCGAAACTCACAGGCACATTCGTCGATCCATCCGAGGCCACAGccgcagcagcagcagccgCGAAAGAGGCACCGAGCTCGTTTCCTGCACCACCTGGAGCGTCTACTGGCTTGCCTCCACCTCCTGGACTACCGCAGAAACCGAATGGATTGCAGCCACCTGCTGGTGGTGCCGAGAGCGCGACGAGTCCTGCTACGAGCGCTGGGACAAAGAGGCCGAGAGATGAGAGTGATGATGAGGGAGGAGATGCGCCGATGGAGGAAGATAGTGGGGGGGAGATGGAGATGAGTGATGATGAGTAA
- a CDS encoding Actin-related protein 2/3 complex subunit 1 codes for MAAPQVHHLFHAPISDHSFSADRQTLAVTKDNNVELYSAQGNKFQLQDELRGHDKLITGVDIAPQSGRIVTCSQDRNAYVWEPSPTGGWKPTLVLLRINRAATCVRWAPNEAKFAVGSGARIIAVCYFEEENDWWVSKHLKKPLRSTVTSVAWHPNSVLLAAGSTDGHARVLSSFVKGTDERPEASVWGERLPFNTVCGEYLNSTGGWVHSVAFSPSGDALAFTAHDSSITVVYPSAPEQPPQAVISISTQLLPFADLLWISESEIVCAGYDCEVYKFGGSVSGWQLTGSLEADAKAGSGVAKEESALNMFRSMDLKGRSGGTVDDTKLRTVHQNSINTVRPYQGGGTGQVGQISTSGVDGRVVVWKL; via the coding sequence ATGGCCGCTCCACAAGTTCACCACCTCTTCCACGCGCCCATCTCCGACCACTCCTTCTCCGCCGACCGCCAAACCCTCGCAGTCACAAAGGACAACAACGTCGAGCTCTACTCCGCCCAAGGTAACAAATTCCAGCTGCAAGATGAGCTCCGCGGCCACGACAAGCTGATCACTGGTGTCGACATTGCCCCTCAGTCTGGTCGCATCGTTACGTGCTCGCAGGATCGCAACGCTTACGTGTGGGAGCCATCACCGACTGGCGGATGGAAGCCAACACTTGTGCTGCtccgcatcaacagggccGCGACATGTGTACGATGGGCACCGAATGAGGCCAAGTTCGCTGTTGGAAGCGGTGCTCGCATTATTGCAGTATGCTACTTTGAGGAAGAGAACGATTGGTGGGTCTCGAAGCACTTGAAGAAGCCACTGCGATCTACAGTCACTTCTGTGGCGTGGCACCCGAACAGTGTTCTTCTTGCTGCTGGCAGTACAGATGGACACGCGAGAGTGCTTAGCTCGTTCGTCAAGGGCACGGATGAGAGACCAGAGGCCAGCGTCTGGGGAGAGAGGCTGCCTTTCAACACTGTCTGTGGAGAGTACTTGAACTCCACAGGGGGCTGGGTCCACAGTGTCGCTTTCTCGCCATCTGGAGATGCGCTGGCGTTCACAGCACATGATAGCTCGATCACCGTCGTATACCCGTCTGCACCGGAGCAACCACCACAGGCCGTCATCTCTATCTCCACCCAGCTTCTACCATTTGCGGACCTTCTTTGGATCAGCGAAAGCGAGATCGTCTGCGCCGGCTACGACTGCGAGGTCTACAAGTTCGGTGGCTCGGTCTCTGGCTGGCAATTGACTGGATCACTCGAAGCCGATGCAAAGGCCGGATCTGGCGTTGCCAAGGAGGAAAGTGCCTTGAACATGTTCCGCTCAATGGATCTGAAGGGTCGCAGCGGCGGTACTGTCGACGACACAAAGCTACGAACTGTCCATCAGAACAGCATCAACACTGTACGTCCATACCAAGGTGGCGGTACCGGCCAGGTCGGCCAGATCAGCACTAGCGGTGTCGATGGACGTGTTGTGGTTTGGAAGCTGTAA
- a CDS encoding Nudix hydrolase 1, giving the protein MEVPTNIVSKLTGKSDLEAKIKELEQKIEVKDIERDGWVSAVEGLKIQLGNALEEIKRLKAEPREEKVTAQRSDNGGPAAQVSDSAKKMNVSRPTTPPQVRVGVGVFILQSSLSTDSNPSFLIGKRKGSHGAGTFALPGGHLEFGESIEDCAIREVLEETKLEVTTPTFLTATNDIMTAEGKHYITMFVCCARKDEQREAEVLEPEKCEGWKWAGWEDLKGWVEEGREMFLPLVNLVRQREGVVPRVVAV; this is encoded by the exons ATGGAAGTCCCCACCAACATCGTCTCCAAACTCACCGGCAAATCAGACCTCGAAGCAAAGATAAAAGAACTCGAGCAGAAGATTGAGGTGAAGGATATTGAGAGGGATGGGTGGGTTAGTGCTGTTGAGGG ATTGAAGATTCAGCTGGGAAATGCGTTAGAGGAGATCAAGAGGCTGAAGGCCGAGCCAAGGGAAGAAAAAGTTACGGCGCAGAGAAGCGATAATGGGGGCCCAGCGGCGCAGGTGAGTGATTCGGCGAAGAAGATGAACG TCTCAAGGCCTACCACACCACCCCAAGTGCGAGTCGGCGTAGGTGTCTTCATCCTGCAATCATCCTTATCCACAGACAGTAACCCCTCCTTCCTAATCGGCAAACGCAAAGGCAGCCACGGCGCCGGCACCTTCGCCTTACCCGGCGGCCACCTCGAATTCGGTGAAAGCATCGAAGACTGCGCTATACGCGAAGTCCTCGAGGAGACAAAGCTTGAAGTCACGACGCCTACCTTTCTGACTGCAACGAACGACATCATGACAGCGGAGGGGAAGCACTATATCACGATGTTTGTTTGCTGTGctaggaaggatgagcaGCGTGAGGCGGAGGTCCTGGAGCCGGAGAAGTGTGAAGGGTGGAAGTGGGCGGGGTGGGAGGATTTGAAGGGGTGGGTGGAGGAGGGGAGGGAGATGTTTTTGCCGTTGGTCAATTTGGTGAGGCAGAGGGAGGGGGTTGTGCCGAGAGTTGTAGCGGTGTGA
- a CDS encoding Translation initiation factor eIF-2B subunit gamma — MPHATSPNPGLQVFILCGPGESLSTFTSNPKDFSKALIPIANRPMVWYPIDWCCRMGITDIVLITPPESQPALQSALVTHPALTSLPIRKLEILAPRDLTQTTGTGALLRLPEVQSAITSDFVILPCDLISELDGIKLIQRWMELSPINNSHRSTTNQLTHKGGLGVYYPTAGLDDISHKKDETDFIATTKLQTSGTVSLSGRLHLEKLVIAMPTDTMRDKLEEHEEFFKVRTALQQKVGQVDIKTKHRDAHVYIFPIWVKKFVAKNETFDSISEDVMGWWAKAQWQDGLGDKLSMEEALNPKKTTKDDLADSSHLEEDDTAGLTPLSTTKVSLPLRCAVQKTAAFASRVANAASTAIQPAPLVIPPLMAYVQPSRYQPTPARDSPLIRRVDNSHALLSVSLYLAKQPTTHTLSHENKVHPTVRLGQQSRVAQEDCLIAENTIVGFRSIIKESVIGMNCEIGNNVRLTKCLLMDGVTICDGAQLTGCIIGRRARVESLPTATELPSAEKGKTRPEDDDDRTRLTECEVAPYFKVESGTEAKGEKFSSFDTAELYDDDEEYQEEDED; from the exons ATGCCACACGCGACTTCGCCCAACCCGGGCCTTCAGGTTTTCATTCTGTGCGGACCAGGAGAGTCGCTGAGCACCTTCACTTCGAACCCCAAGGACTTCTCGAAAGCCCTGATCCCCATTGCGAATCGACCGATGGTATGGTATCCAATCGATTGGTGCTGTCGTATGGGCATCACAG ACATCGTCCTCATCACACCTCCTGAGTCACAGCCAGCACTTCAATCCGCATTGGTCACACATCCAGCTCTGACAAGCCTGCCCATTCGCAAACTGGAGATCCTAGCACCACGAGATCTCACACAGACGACCGGCACAGGCGCTTTGCTGCGACTGCCGGAAGTACAAAGCGCCATCACTTCCGACTTCGTCATTCTGCCTTGCGATCTGATCTCGGAACTCGACGGCATCAAGCTGATTCAACGATGGATGGAACTCAGCCCGATCAACAACAGCCACCGTAGCACAACAAATCAATTGACGCACAAAGGTGGTCTTGGAGTATACTATCCCACGGCCGGCCTGGATGATATAAGCCACAAGAAGGACGAAACGGACTTCATTGCCACCACAAAACTGCAAACAAGCGGAACAGTGTCATTGTCGGGAAGATTACATCTGGAAAAGCTCGTCATCGCCATGCCAACTGACACTATGCGCGACAAGCTTGAGGAGCACGAGGAATTCTTCAAGGTTCGCACTGCACTTCAGCAAAAGGTTGGACAAGTGGACATCAAGACTAAGCACCGAGACGCACACGTCTACATCTTCCCGATATGGGTCAAGAAGTTCGTTGCCAAGAATGAGACGTTTGACTCTATCAGTGAAGACGTCATGGGATGGTGGGCGAAGGCACAATGGCAGGACGGCCTAGGCGACAAACTTTCCATGGAGGAAGCGCTGAATCCCAAAAAGACCACCAAAGACGACCTTGCAGACAGCTCACATCTCGAAGAGGACGACACAGCAGGATTGACGCCACTATCAACGACCAAGGTTTCGCTGCCACTACGTTGTGCTGTGCAGAAAACGGCAGCCTTTGCCAGCCGAGTCGCCAATGCTGCATCAACAGCAATTCAGCCCGCGCCACTGGTTATCCCGCCACTGATGGCATATGTACAGCCTTCTCGATACCAGCCCACTCCAGCTCGAGATTCGCCATTGATTCGCCGCGTAGACAACAGCCATGCATTGCTCAGCGTCTCACTCTACCTTGCAAAGCAGCCGACCACCCACACGCTCTCGCACGAGAACAAGGTCCACCCCACTGTTAGACTTGGACAACAATCGCGCGTTGCACAGGAAGACTGTCTCATTGCTGAGAACACCATCGTTGGCTTTCGGAGCATCATCAAAGAATCAGTCATCGGCATGAACTGTGAGATAGGCAATAATGTCCGCCTCACAAAGTGCTTGTTGATGGACGGCGTAACGATATGCGATGGCGCTCAGCTCACGGGCTGTATCATCGGCCGCCGTGCTCGTGTTGAGAGCTTACCGACCGCTACGGAGCTGCCAAGTGCCGAGAAGGGCAAGACACGCCCTGAGGACGATGATGATCGAACGCGCCTCACAGAGTGTGAGGTCGCTCCATACTTCAAGGTAGAGTCGGGTACTGAGGCGAAGGGCGAGAAGTTCTCGTCTTTCGATACCGCAGAACTGTACGATGACGATGAAGAATATCAGGAGGAGGACGAAGACTAG
- a CDS encoding Aspartyl aminopeptidase: MPAFSAYIGTCSKSRGASVSTLATIHHFPITARKQFSSMANRASTKRPEDFVQFLNASPTPFHAVRSAKLRLEKAGFKPIKERDSWNSTLQPGGKYCLTRNASTIVAFAIGSAWKPGNPVSMVGAHTDSPCLRIKPVSKRSADGFLQIGVETYGGGMWHTWFDRDLGAAGRVMVKGKDGTIEQKLVRISKPVCRIPNLAVHFGGYEPFEFNKENQLFPITGLVSAELNRQGKTAEQIKKDEGEKEKEAGFEPLKTATQRHHPYLIDLIAQEAGVQVDDVLDFEMVLYDTQPSCIGGINDEFIFSARLDNLGMTYCAVEGLIQSVASPSALKNDPTIRLIACFDHEEIGSQSAQGADSNMLPSVIRRLSCLPANHDDSEKSYEKVSGDVDNTTAYEQTLSTSFLVSADMAHSVNPNYGGKYEPEHKPHMNEGTVIKINANVRYATNSPGIVLLQEAARRAKPTSWQLPEAKSKDRGVPLQLFVVRNDSRCGSTIGPMLSAALGARTIDVGNPQLAMHSIRETSGAHDVEHGVNLFDSFFEHYGELEGKILVD; encoded by the exons ATGCCAGCCTTTAGCGCATATATCGGCACCTGCTCCAAGTCCAGAGGTGCCTCTGTATCAACCCTCGCCACCATCCACCATTTCCCTATAACAGCACGCAAGCAGTTCTCCAGCATGGCCAACCGAGCTTCGACCAAGCGACCAGAGGACTTTGTGCAATTCCTGAATGCCTCTCCGACTC CTTTCCATGCCGTGCGATCAGCTAAGCTCCGTCTTGAGAAGGCGGGCTTCAAGCCGATCAAG GAGCGAGACTCATGGAACAGCACCCTTCAACCCGGCGGCAAGTACTGCCTCACCCGAAATGCCAGCACAATCGTCGCCTTCGCCATTGGCAGCGCATGGAAGCCAGGCAACCCAGTATCCATGGTCGGCGCACACACAGACTCGCCTTGCCTACGGATCAAGCCTGTCTCGAAGCGCTCAGCAGATGGCTTCCTCCAGATCGGTGTCGAGACCTATGGAGGTGGAATGTGGCACACTTGGTTCGATCGTGATCTAGGCGCAGCAGGCAGAGTGATGGTCAAGGGCAAGGACGGCACAATCGAGCAGAAGCTGGTGCGGATCAGCAAGCCAGTCTGCAGGATCCCCAACTTGGCAGTACACTTCGGAGGGTATGAGCCGTTTGAGTTCAACAAGGAGAACCAGCTCTTCCCCATCACAGGCCTGGTCTCGGCGGAGCTGAACAGACAGGGCAAGACGGCGGAGCAGATCAAGAAGGACGAGGgcgagaaggagaaggagGCTGGATTCGAGCCGTTGAAGACTGCCACACAGCGACACCATCCATATCTGATCGATTTGATCGCTCAAGAGGCCGGTGTACAGGTCGATGATGTGCTTGACTTCGAGATGGTGCTCTACGACACACAGCCTTCCTGCATCGGCGGCATCAACGACGAGTTCATCTTCTCTGCACGTCTTGACAACTTGGGCATGACCTATTGCGCCGTCGAAGGTCTCATCCAGTCCGTCGCCTCGCCCTCAGCGCTCAAGAACGACCCCACAATCCGCCTGATCGCCTGCTTCGACCACGAAGAGATTGGCTCGCAGTCCGCTCAAGGCGCAGACAGCAACATGCTCCCTTCCGTCATCCGCCGCCTATCATGCCTCCCCGCCAACCACGACGACAGCGAAAAGAGCTACGAGAAAGTTAGCGGAGACGTAGACAACACCACGGCATACGAACAAACTCTATCAACAAGCTTCCTCGTGAGTGCAGACATGGCACATTCCGTCAACCCCAACTATGGCGGCAAGTACGAACCAGAACACAAACCACACATGAATGAGGGCACCGTCATCAAGATCAACGCCAACGTGCGCTACGCCACGAACTCACCCGGTATCGTACTTCTCCAGGAAGCTGCGCGGAGAGCCAAGCCCACATCATGGCAGCTACCAGAAGCCAAGAGCAAAGACCGCGGTGTGCCACTGCAGCTCTTCGTGGTGCGCAACGATTCGAGGTGTGGAAGCACGATCGGGCCTATGCTCTCTGCTGCGCTTGGTGCGAGGACGATCGATGTTGGGAACCCACAGCTGGCCATGCATTCGATTCGTGAGACAAGTGGTGCGCATGATGTGGAGCATGGTGTTAAtttgttcgatagcttctTTGAGCATTATGGTGAGCTTGAGGGGAAGATTTTGGTTGATTGA
- a CDS encoding Avr2: MKLFILTFIWLLTASEVIAAAKKLPGCDKDPCKVKEKSGKYKLKIGAKCSATCDGKLTRGGTCENVQGNHLCCFGLCG, translated from the exons ATGAAGCTCTTCATACTGACCTTCATCTGGCTACTTACCGCATCCGAAGTAATAGCAGCAGCCAAAAAACTACCTGGCTGCGACAAAGATCCTTGCAAAGTGAAGGAGAAGTCTGGAAAGTATAAATTGAAGATTGGTGCTAAATGCTCGGCGACATGT GACGGGAAGTTGACGAGGGGAGGAACGTGTGAGAATGTGCAGGGTAATCACCTTTGCTGTTTTGGTCTTTGCGGTTGA